One window of the Peptacetobacter hiranonis genome contains the following:
- a CDS encoding helix-turn-helix domain-containing protein produces the protein MLIKSKTTIAIPPGATIKEQLEDRELSQKEFAARMGMSEKHISNLIRGSVRLTPEVAMRLEMVLGIPARFWNNLEAIYREDIEKIKEENQMDNDFEILKKIPYNEMVKNGWIEKVDEKSEKVIELRKYFEVANLAILSNPQLNKIACRRTAITQKSDYCLLAMAQKAKIEARDREVEAINIKQLENSIEEIRNLTLRKTTEVGEILTDVLSKCGIALVILPNLMGSFLQGATFYEERKIIIGMTARGKDADIFWFSLFHELGHIIKGHINNTNGTTEEDEKEADDFARDILIPKDDYDLFVKTGNFSKIAIEGFSHKIGIASGIVVGRLQNDGYIKYSWHNDLKEKI, from the coding sequence ATGTTAATAAAGAGTAAAACTACAATAGCTATACCACCAGGTGCAACAATTAAAGAACAGCTAGAAGATAGAGAGCTTAGTCAAAAGGAATTTGCAGCTAGAATGGGAATGTCTGAAAAACATATAAGTAATTTAATTCGAGGAAGTGTTAGACTAACACCAGAAGTTGCAATGAGATTGGAAATGGTTTTGGGGATACCAGCTAGATTTTGGAATAATCTTGAAGCAATATATAGAGAAGATATAGAAAAAATAAAAGAAGAAAATCAAATGGATAATGATTTTGAAATACTTAAAAAAATTCCATATAATGAGATGGTAAAGAATGGATGGATAGAAAAAGTTGATGAAAAATCAGAAAAAGTGATAGAACTTAGAAAATATTTTGAAGTTGCAAATCTTGCTATTTTAAGTAATCCACAATTAAATAAAATAGCATGTAGAAGAACAGCTATAACTCAAAAGAGTGACTATTGCCTTTTAGCTATGGCACAAAAGGCAAAAATAGAAGCCAGAGATAGAGAAGTGGAGGCAATAAATATAAAGCAATTAGAAAATAGCATAGAAGAGATAAGGAATTTGACATTGAGAAAAACAACTGAAGTTGGAGAAATTCTTACAGATGTCCTTAGTAAATGTGGAATAGCTTTAGTTATACTACCCAACTTAATGGGATCCTTTTTACAAGGAGCAACTTTTTATGAAGAAAGAAAAATAATAATAGGTATGACAGCTAGAGGAAAGGATGCAGATATATTTTGGTTCAGCCTTTTCCATGAATTGGGACATATAATAAAAGGTCATATTAACAATACTAATGGAACAACAGAAGAAGATGAAAAGGAAGCAGATGACTTTGCAAGAGATATATTAATTCCTAAAGATGATTACGATTTATTTGTAAAAACTGGCAACTTTAGTAAAATTGCAATTGAAGGATTTTCACATAAAATAGGAATAGCTAGTGGAATAGTGGTTGGAAGACTGCAGAATGATGGATATATTAAATATAGTTGGCACAATGATTTAAAGGAAAAAATATAG
- a CDS encoding LytR/AlgR family response regulator transcription factor produces MISIAICEDEKIYRDKLKEFLGKFLEQKKYSVEEFENGESFLERFEKDESYRENLDIVLLDIQMDGINGMDVARKIREWNKKLQIIFITAVPDFLADGYEVKAFRYLLKPIGYEDFCKHFGKCLEEIDENKESSIVINDLNTGKTVVVPTESILFVETYGRNLLVHIDKNVYRVYESIGSMEEKLDRETFFRVHRGYIVNISRIESIKGRTAIVAGNEVMISRDKIKELKERVMDYIEKVMK; encoded by the coding sequence ATGATTTCGATAGCAATTTGTGAAGATGAAAAGATATATAGAGATAAATTAAAAGAGTTTCTTGGAAAATTCTTAGAACAAAAGAAGTATAGTGTAGAAGAATTTGAGAATGGAGAGAGTTTTTTAGAGAGATTTGAAAAAGATGAAAGCTACAGAGAAAATTTGGATATAGTTCTTTTAGATATTCAAATGGATGGTATTAATGGAATGGACGTGGCTAGAAAAATTAGAGAGTGGAACAAAAAGTTGCAGATAATATTTATCACAGCAGTTCCCGATTTTTTAGCTGATGGATACGAGGTTAAGGCATTTAGATATTTGCTAAAACCAATAGGATATGAAGATTTTTGTAAACATTTTGGTAAATGCTTAGAGGAAATTGATGAGAATAAAGAAAGCAGCATAGTCATCAATGATTTGAATACGGGTAAGACAGTGGTTGTTCCTACAGAGAGTATACTTTTTGTAGAAACTTATGGGAGAAACCTTCTTGTACATATAGATAAAAATGTGTACAGAGTGTATGAAAGTATAGGAAGTATGGAGGAAAAACTAGATAGAGAGACGTTCTTTAGGGTACATAGAGGATATATTGTAAATATTTCTAGGATTGAGAGTATAAAAGGAAGAACTGCTATAGTTGCAGGAAATGAGGTAATGATCAGCAGAGATAAGATAAAAGAGTTGAAAGAAAGAGTAATGGATTATATAGAAAAAGTAATGAAATAA
- the pepT gene encoding peptidase T, which translates to MKEKVLERLLRYVKIDTTSDSSSTTCPSTEKQFDLARVLEAELKEIGLQDVSLDEHCYLMATLPANTEGVDPIGFIAHMDTNEDVSGTNVNPRIIENYDGKDIVLNEELGIVTTVEDTPELKRFVGEEIIVTDGTTLLGGDDKAGIAAIMTAMEYLVNHPEIKHGEIKVGFTPDEEIGTGADKFDVEKFGAKYAYTLDGGAEGELNFETFSAALATVSIKGKNVHPGSAKNKMVNALYIAGKVMELFPEDERPETTEGYEGFYHLNELSGNVDGAKMIYLIRDHDKAKFEARKEFFAAKIAEITEKYDGRVSVEIHDQYYNMRDEIEPVMHIVDIATEAMKELDVEPVVIPIRGGTDGSKLSKMGLPCPNLFGGGINFHSKNELLVVSSMVKASQLVVKIAEKFATR; encoded by the coding sequence ATGAAAGAAAAAGTTTTAGAAAGATTATTAAGATACGTTAAAATCGATACTACTTCAGATTCATCAAGTACTACTTGTCCATCAACTGAAAAACAGTTCGATTTAGCTAGAGTATTAGAAGCAGAATTAAAAGAAATAGGATTACAGGATGTTTCTTTAGACGAACATTGCTACCTAATGGCAACATTACCAGCAAATACTGAAGGTGTTGATCCAATAGGATTCATAGCTCACATGGATACTAATGAAGACGTTTCAGGAACAAATGTAAACCCTAGAATAATAGAAAACTATGATGGAAAAGACATAGTTCTAAATGAAGAACTAGGAATAGTTACTACTGTAGAAGACACTCCAGAATTAAAAAGATTTGTAGGAGAAGAAATAATAGTTACTGATGGTACTACATTACTAGGTGGGGATGACAAAGCTGGTATAGCAGCAATAATGACAGCTATGGAATACTTAGTAAACCATCCAGAAATAAAACACGGTGAAATAAAAGTCGGATTCACTCCAGATGAAGAAATAGGAACTGGTGCAGATAAATTCGATGTTGAAAAATTCGGTGCTAAATACGCTTATACATTAGATGGTGGAGCAGAAGGTGAATTAAACTTCGAAACATTCAGTGCAGCTTTAGCAACTGTATCTATAAAAGGTAAAAACGTTCATCCAGGATCAGCTAAAAACAAAATGGTTAATGCTTTATACATAGCAGGAAAAGTTATGGAATTATTCCCAGAAGATGAAAGACCAGAAACTACTGAAGGATATGAAGGATTCTATCACTTAAATGAATTAAGCGGAAACGTTGATGGAGCTAAAATGATATACTTAATAAGAGACCATGACAAAGCTAAATTCGAAGCAAGAAAAGAATTCTTCGCTGCTAAAATAGCTGAAATAACTGAAAAATACGATGGTAGAGTATCAGTAGAAATACATGACCAGTACTACAACATGAGAGATGAAATAGAACCAGTTATGCATATAGTTGACATAGCTACAGAAGCTATGAAAGAATTAGATGTAGAACCAGTAGTTATACCTATAAGAGGTGGTACTGATGGATCTAAATTATCTAAAATGGGATTACCATGCCCTAACTTATTCGGTGGTGGAATCAACTTCCACAGTAAAAACGAATTATTAGTAGTTAGCTCAATGGTAAAAGCTTCTCAGTTAGTTGTTAAAATAGCTGAAAAATTTGCTACTAGATAA
- a CDS encoding SufB/SufD family protein, giving the protein MDRVDVDLLKEVADMRMGNPILGAFNIRKNGEGIERRSTKDVDIIPKTDKPGIDIIVKPNSKPEDVHIPVIVTQSGFSDKVYNDFIIGENAEVTIIAGCGIHNCGCDDSQHDGIHRFVLKKGAKLKYTEKHYGEGTEGGGKRILNPVTIVEMEEDSYCEMETVQIRGVDSTKRDLEATLGKNAKIVVLERLLTHDDQFAESNMEVVLQGEDSSAQVISRTVGQDNSVQVFNPRVIGENQCSAHVQCDSILMGNAKISSIPEISAEHPDAMLVHEAAIGKIAGDQILKLMTLGLTEEEAEQQILNCFLK; this is encoded by the coding sequence ATGGATAGAGTTGATGTAGATTTATTAAAAGAAGTTGCCGATATGAGAATGGGTAATCCAATTCTTGGGGCGTTTAATATAAGAAAAAATGGTGAAGGTATAGAAAGAAGATCTACTAAAGACGTAGATATAATACCTAAAACAGATAAACCAGGTATAGATATAATAGTAAAACCAAATTCTAAACCAGAGGATGTTCATATACCAGTAATAGTTACTCAGTCTGGATTTAGCGATAAAGTATACAACGACTTTATAATAGGCGAAAATGCAGAAGTTACTATAATAGCTGGTTGTGGTATACACAACTGTGGTTGTGATGATAGTCAGCATGATGGTATACATAGATTTGTTCTTAAAAAAGGAGCAAAATTAAAATACACTGAAAAACACTACGGAGAAGGAACTGAAGGCGGAGGAAAAAGAATCTTAAATCCTGTGACAATAGTTGAAATGGAAGAAGATTCATACTGCGAAATGGAAACAGTTCAGATAAGAGGAGTTGACTCTACTAAGAGAGATCTTGAAGCAACTTTAGGAAAAAATGCAAAAATAGTTGTTCTTGAAAGACTATTAACTCATGACGACCAGTTTGCTGAGTCTAATATGGAGGTTGTTCTTCAGGGAGAAGATTCTTCAGCTCAGGTTATATCTCGTACTGTTGGTCAGGATAATTCTGTTCAGGTATTTAACCCAAGAGTAATAGGTGAAAACCAGTGTTCAGCACATGTTCAGTGTGACTCAATACTTATGGGAAATGCTAAGATAAGTTCAATACCAGAAATATCTGCAGAGCATCCAGATGCTATGTTAGTTCATGAAGCTGCAATAGGTAAAATAGCTGGAGATCAGATATTAAAATTAATGACTCTAGGTTTAACTGAAGAGGAAGCAGAACAGCAGATATTAAATTGTTTCTTAAAATAA
- a CDS encoding CPBP family intramembrane glutamic endopeptidase, giving the protein MKEFFNKKNIYFLLRLLVINMILMFITFFLISIASSIFHDKDGITSDYIITLVTVIALVFVSKYILQVGYSFEKFKEDIKKSKINFIRNFTYSLFVMFIVGIALTSIEEITFLMGKKTIDEIFSIELTVDILIGAIIFAPFIEELFFRRSIYIYIMENMKDDRFNKYIFLIFSTIAFASLHPPMHKIIFVIPIGLGLSVIYLYTKNFVYTWLMHFIYNFTVIFDITKFELNMYNKLSIMSTEEVLKIYSLVRFTIIMFVMLVCFVAINKFCNKNTNKI; this is encoded by the coding sequence ATGAAAGAGTTCTTTAATAAGAAAAATATATATTTTTTATTGAGGTTATTGGTAATAAATATGATATTGATGTTTATAACATTTTTCTTAATATCTATAGCATCATCAATTTTCCATGATAAAGATGGAATAACTTCTGATTATATAATAACATTAGTGACAGTAATAGCATTAGTATTTGTATCGAAATATATATTGCAAGTTGGCTATAGTTTTGAAAAATTTAAAGAGGATATAAAAAAATCAAAGATTAATTTTATAAGAAATTTTACATATTCTTTATTTGTGATGTTTATAGTAGGAATAGCTTTGACAAGTATTGAAGAAATAACTTTTTTAATGGGGAAAAAAACTATAGATGAAATATTTTCAATAGAGCTAACAGTTGATATTTTAATAGGAGCAATAATATTTGCACCTTTCATTGAAGAATTGTTTTTCAGAAGATCAATATATATTTATATTATGGAAAATATGAAGGATGATAGGTTTAATAAGTATATATTTTTAATATTTTCTACGATTGCATTTGCAAGTTTGCACCCACCAATGCACAAAATAATTTTTGTTATACCTATAGGATTAGGTTTATCTGTTATTTATTTATACACAAAAAATTTTGTGTATACTTGGTTAATGCACTTTATATATAATTTTACGGTTATATTTGATATAACAAAGTTTGAGTTAAATATGTATAACAAACTATCGATAATGTCTACAGAGGAAGTTTTAAAAATATATTCGCTTGTAAGGTTTACAATTATAATGTTTGTAATGTTAGTTTGCTTTGTAGCAATTAATAAATTCTGTAATAAAAATACTAATAAGATTTAG
- a CDS encoding ABC transporter ATP-binding protein has product MLELKNVFFNVVDENGEERNIIDDLSINFEKGKLYVITGPNGGGKSSLAKVIMGISEASKGQILLDGEDITEKSITERAKMGIGYAFQQPPRIKGMTVEDLLKLAHGGDLPKEDCCQYLAAVGLCSKEYLTREVDNSLSGGEMKRIEIATLFARDLKVSIFDEPEAGIDLWSFGKLNESFQKMHEEKDQTIIIISHQERILELADQIIVLEDGKIKTSGSKDEILPEILNQVNGTVCEIQGKAVYNG; this is encoded by the coding sequence ATGCTAGAGTTAAAGAATGTGTTCTTTAATGTTGTAGATGAAAACGGTGAAGAACGCAATATAATAGATGATTTAAGCATTAATTTTGAAAAAGGAAAACTGTATGTTATAACTGGTCCAAATGGTGGAGGTAAGTCAAGTCTTGCCAAAGTTATAATGGGTATATCAGAAGCATCAAAAGGACAGATACTTTTAGATGGTGAAGATATAACAGAAAAATCTATAACAGAAAGAGCTAAAATGGGAATAGGATATGCATTCCAGCAGCCACCTAGAATAAAAGGTATGACTGTAGAAGATTTATTAAAATTAGCTCATGGTGGAGACCTTCCAAAAGAAGATTGTTGCCAGTATTTAGCAGCAGTTGGTCTATGTTCAAAAGAATACCTAACTAGAGAAGTGGATAACTCTTTATCTGGTGGGGAAATGAAAAGAATAGAAATAGCTACTTTATTTGCAAGAGATTTAAAAGTATCTATATTTGACGAGCCAGAAGCTGGGATAGATTTATGGAGCTTTGGTAAATTAAATGAAAGTTTCCAGAAAATGCACGAAGAAAAAGACCAGACTATAATAATAATATCTCATCAGGAAAGAATACTAGAACTTGCTGACCAGATAATAGTATTAGAAGATGGAAAAATAAAAACTAGTGGAAGTAAAGATGAGATATTACCTGAAATATTAAACCAGGTAAATGGAACTGTATGTGAAATACAGGGAAAGGCGGTTTACAATGGATAG
- a CDS encoding cell wall-binding repeat-containing protein, whose product MNKKAMSVITATAIAISATPMAFADTGLKINDKDTSINQIEPNEEFKEYIEDVENGTVDNTERVPMPFDVDGTRVSGNAARKSRYLPKDYDPRQLGKDTAVKDQENLGVCWAFAGIAGMESYLATNGYGQTDLSEEHMRWWAKGGTNGWNVGDQEGTSNLLSMGYFTSGDGPKLESELKYNTHNTKPSNMNTAKGIDYDVTDAIFIKNNQSDIKNAISKYGGVVSGYGNFSEYTSKDENAYYVDYNIGQNHAVTVVGWDDSYSRDNFTGKVKPEHDGAWLVKNSWGNYNSEGGYFWVSYEDKTLLHAGDNYSIKNIAKKGNKIYQLEKGGYVEMGGKNIVIANVFNFNGHNETIEGVTVGNTSLGSKYEIYYAPVKNGIPQNNNLKLLASGTLNETGYVTIPVNSVHIPLGKGAIVLKMQNEKMATILTDGNTGNVSWFKANANKGESFKLLNGSFVDINVGNSDKKNFAIKAITKENINPNDIIGSNRYETAVKTSQRGWNSANTAIISNGGAIVDALAATPLAAYKDAPVLLTEKNSLKDVTKEELKRLGVGKVYIIGGESVISKNVQSQIESMGISVERISGNDRYATGVAIANEMKSEGAAIDQVAVVNGVSGLADAISFGAAAGQKNIPIILSNKKGETPGAEKILSDSAIEKTYIIGGKAAVPEGVEASLKNPERVSGANRSETNAEIIKKFYNQSNFEYIFVVKDGSEGQDKLIDGLSVGAFAAKKNSPIVLAGKNLSTGQKSALLGKSVEKISQVGGGSNTTVTSQLRNLFK is encoded by the coding sequence ATGAATAAAAAAGCCATGTCAGTAATTACAGCAACTGCAATAGCAATAAGTGCTACTCCGATGGCATTTGCTGATACTGGATTGAAAATAAATGACAAAGACACTTCTATAAATCAAATAGAGCCAAACGAAGAGTTTAAAGAATATATTGAAGATGTAGAGAATGGGACAGTAGATAATACAGAGCGAGTTCCGATGCCGTTTGATGTGGATGGAACTCGTGTTTCTGGGAATGCAGCTAGAAAAAGTAGATATCTTCCAAAAGATTACGATCCTAGACAATTAGGAAAAGATACTGCAGTTAAAGACCAAGAAAATCTAGGGGTTTGCTGGGCATTTGCAGGAATTGCAGGGATGGAGTCTTATCTTGCCACAAACGGATATGGACAAACTGATTTATCAGAAGAACATATGAGATGGTGGGCAAAAGGCGGAACAAATGGATGGAATGTTGGAGATCAGGAAGGAACTTCAAATCTTCTATCTATGGGATATTTTACATCTGGTGACGGACCAAAGCTTGAATCAGAATTAAAGTATAATACTCATAACACAAAACCTTCAAATATGAATACTGCAAAAGGTATAGATTACGATGTAACTGACGCTATATTTATAAAAAATAATCAGTCAGATATAAAAAATGCTATATCAAAATACGGCGGCGTAGTATCTGGGTATGGAAACTTTTCTGAATACACAAGCAAGGATGAAAATGCTTACTATGTAGATTACAATATAGGTCAGAACCACGCTGTTACTGTAGTTGGTTGGGATGATAGCTATAGCAGAGATAACTTCACAGGAAAAGTTAAACCTGAACACGATGGAGCTTGGCTAGTTAAAAATAGTTGGGGAAATTATAACTCAGAGGGAGGATATTTCTGGGTATCTTATGAAGATAAAACACTTCTTCATGCAGGTGATAATTACTCAATTAAAAATATAGCTAAAAAAGGAAACAAGATATATCAGCTTGAAAAAGGCGGATATGTTGAAATGGGTGGAAAAAATATAGTTATAGCGAATGTATTTAACTTCAATGGACACAACGAAACTATTGAAGGTGTAACAGTAGGAAATACATCTTTAGGAAGTAAATACGAAATATACTATGCTCCTGTTAAGAATGGGATTCCTCAGAACAATAATTTAAAATTACTTGCATCTGGAACATTAAACGAAACAGGATATGTTACTATTCCTGTAAACTCAGTTCATATTCCTTTAGGAAAGGGTGCAATAGTATTAAAAATGCAAAATGAAAAAATGGCAACAATACTTACAGATGGAAATACAGGAAATGTAAGTTGGTTTAAGGCTAATGCTAATAAGGGTGAAAGTTTCAAATTATTAAATGGAAGCTTTGTAGATATTAATGTAGGAAATAGCGATAAAAAGAATTTTGCTATAAAAGCTATTACAAAAGAAAATATAAATCCAAATGATATAATAGGATCTAATAGATATGAAACAGCGGTTAAAACAAGTCAAAGAGGTTGGAACAGTGCAAATACTGCAATAATTTCTAACGGTGGCGCAATAGTTGATGCACTTGCTGCAACACCACTTGCAGCATATAAAGATGCACCAGTACTACTAACAGAAAAGAATAGCCTAAAAGATGTTACTAAAGAAGAGTTAAAAAGACTTGGTGTAGGCAAGGTATATATAATAGGTGGAGAATCGGTAATATCTAAAAATGTTCAATCACAGATAGAAAGTATGGGAATTTCTGTAGAGAGAATTTCTGGAAATGATAGATATGCAACTGGTGTAGCTATAGCAAATGAAATGAAATCAGAAGGTGCTGCAATAGACCAGGTAGCTGTTGTTAATGGTGTAAGTGGACTTGCGGATGCAATAAGCTTTGGTGCAGCAGCAGGACAGAAAAATATACCAATAATACTATCTAATAAAAAAGGAGAAACTCCAGGTGCTGAAAAAATTCTTTCTGACTCAGCAATAGAAAAAACTTATATAATAGGTGGGAAAGCAGCTGTTCCAGAGGGTGTAGAAGCTTCTCTAAAAAATCCAGAAAGAGTTAGTGGTGCAAATAGAAGTGAAACAAATGCTGAAATAATTAAGAAATTCTACAATCAGTCTAATTTTGAATACATTTTTGTAGTTAAAGATGGATCAGAAGGACAGGATAAATTAATAGATGGATTATCAGTAGGTGCATTCGCTGCTAAGAAAAATTCTCCAATAGTATTAGCCGGAAAAAATCTATCTACTGGACAGAAATCAGCATTATTAGGGAAAAGTGTAGAAAAAATTTCACAGGTCGGTGGAGGCTCTAATACAACAGTAACTTCACAGCTTAGAAATTTATTTAAATAA
- a CDS encoding GHKL domain-containing protein, with protein sequence MDLTEDRKKSKAFGWISIFVITFLLQYLLYEYLNQNSFVFLINTAIYMIYAIINYSTPKKRLFIKTISFFAIVELFIKEIADKLSTKINVIIENGIVVNTRATWLTDYESLVISILITVFSVIIYEYIINARKNDEKISIPIVLLLILNTFIIIAIFKMISIVIMGVGNHLEYGILIIFMILISDIFIIMTMKSIVKDYKIKNENKILRESVDKEVKNYIASSRENQKVREMYHDIKNHIICIDELYKSGNSELAGEYIQKIEGSLKKYESVRNEFNTGHIISDSILKNKKSMCDEYGINFECKVDFSRYDFLDMADFCTILSNLLDNAIEACLHVEHSDRYIKISNSIVNNFSLLIVENSKENEIKKDGSKILTSKKDKSIHGIGIDNVRSCVEKYNGDMKIDYDESSFKVRIMIPIAV encoded by the coding sequence ATGGATTTAACTGAAGATAGAAAAAAATCTAAGGCTTTTGGTTGGATAAGTATTTTTGTAATAACATTTTTATTACAGTATTTACTTTATGAATACTTAAATCAAAATAGTTTTGTATTTTTGATAAATACAGCTATATACATGATTTATGCTATTATTAACTACAGTACACCTAAAAAAAGATTGTTTATAAAAACAATATCGTTTTTTGCAATTGTAGAATTATTTATTAAAGAAATAGCAGATAAATTATCAACAAAGATTAATGTAATAATCGAAAATGGAATAGTAGTAAATACAAGAGCTACATGGTTAACTGATTATGAGTCATTAGTAATATCAATTTTAATAACTGTTTTTTCTGTCATTATATATGAGTATATTATAAATGCTAGAAAAAATGATGAGAAAATAAGTATTCCAATCGTACTATTGTTGATTTTGAATACATTTATCATAATAGCAATTTTTAAAATGATATCGATAGTCATAATGGGAGTTGGAAATCATTTAGAGTATGGAATTTTAATAATATTTATGATTCTTATATCAGATATTTTTATTATTATGACAATGAAGAGTATAGTAAAAGACTATAAGATAAAGAACGAAAATAAAATACTTAGAGAAAGTGTAGATAAAGAGGTTAAGAACTACATAGCATCGAGTAGAGAAAATCAAAAAGTTAGGGAAATGTACCACGATATAAAAAATCATATAATTTGTATAGATGAGCTATATAAATCTGGAAACTCTGAACTAGCAGGTGAGTATATACAAAAGATAGAGGGAAGTTTAAAAAAATATGAATCTGTAAGAAATGAGTTTAACACAGGACATATAATATCGGATTCTATATTGAAGAATAAAAAGAGCATGTGTGATGAGTATGGGATAAACTTTGAGTGTAAGGTAGATTTTTCTAGGTATGATTTTTTAGATATGGCGGATTTTTGTACGATTTTATCAAATCTTTTAGATAATGCAATAGAGGCGTGTTTACACGTGGAACATAGCGATAGATATATAAAAATCAGCAATAGTATAGTAAATAATTTTAGCCTTTTAATTGTAGAAAATTCAAAGGAAAATGAGATTAAAAAAGACGGAAGTAAGATTTTGACTAGTAAAAAAGATAAGTCTATTCATGGAATAGGTATAGATAATGTAAGAAGTTGTGTAGAAAAGTACAACGGAGATATGAAAATAGATTACGATGAAAGCAG